A window of the Bacillus sp. A301a_S52 genome harbors these coding sequences:
- a CDS encoding tetraprenyl-beta-curcumene synthase family protein: MTVPTTSWSLMIQIYKKVIPEVYTCLDGWRKRAKEIPDPELREQALASIANKAFHCEGGAVYALLAGDNLKEAVKFIVAYQTISDYLDNLCDRSTSLDPNDFSALHRAMLDALTVNAPLHDYYHYRSEKDDGGYLSELVKTCQRCVLSFPAYKEVEEQNLQLASLYSDLQVNKHVHHETREIRLIDWFEQHKAQMEPMTWYEFSACTGSTLGIFCLSSYAAGDASFSKEEAKFVKDGYFPWVQGLHIMMDYFIDQEEDRIEGDLNFCFYYESDETLLTRMEQFFIKADDSLKMLRDNKFHRLINNGLLAIYLADEKVKKDANLKRNGRRLMRHGGVTTFLFYSFIKFNLLKTDRREKATAS; this comes from the coding sequence GTGACGGTCCCTACGACATCTTGGTCTCTTATGATTCAAATATATAAAAAGGTTATTCCGGAGGTCTATACATGCTTAGATGGATGGCGGAAGCGAGCTAAAGAGATCCCGGATCCAGAGCTTCGAGAACAAGCGTTAGCAAGTATTGCTAACAAAGCGTTTCACTGTGAAGGCGGTGCTGTCTATGCGCTATTGGCAGGCGACAACCTAAAGGAAGCAGTTAAGTTTATTGTGGCTTATCAAACGATCAGTGATTATTTAGATAATTTGTGTGATAGAAGTACTTCGCTAGATCCAAATGATTTTAGCGCACTTCATAGGGCGATGTTGGATGCTCTTACAGTAAACGCACCATTGCATGATTATTATCACTATCGAAGTGAAAAGGATGACGGAGGATATTTATCAGAGCTCGTTAAAACCTGCCAGAGATGTGTCTTATCATTTCCTGCTTACAAGGAAGTAGAAGAACAAAACCTTCAGTTAGCTTCTTTATATAGTGATTTGCAAGTGAATAAACATGTCCATCACGAGACCAGAGAAATACGGTTGATTGATTGGTTTGAACAGCATAAAGCACAAATGGAGCCAATGACCTGGTATGAGTTTTCGGCTTGTACAGGTTCTACCCTCGGGATTTTTTGTTTAAGTTCATATGCAGCAGGTGATGCTTCGTTCTCAAAAGAAGAAGCAAAGTTTGTTAAAGATGGTTATTTCCCTTGGGTTCAAGGGTTACATATTATGATGGATTATTTCATTGATCAAGAGGAAGATCGAATAGAAGGAGATTTAAATTTTTGTTTTTACTATGAGAGCGATGAAACATTGCTTACTAGAATGGAACAGTTCTTTATAAAAGCTGATGACTCGCTAAAAATGCTGAGAGATAATAAATTTCACCGGCTCATTAACAATGGTTTACTCGCTATTTATCTTGCGGATGAAAAGGTCAAAAAAGATGCTAATCTAAAAAGAAATGGGCGTCGATTAATGCGGCATGGTGGGGTAACAACGTTTCTTTTTTATTCATTTATAAAGTTTAATCTCTTGAAAACCGATCGAAGAGAAAAAGCCACAGCGTCATAA
- a CDS encoding alpha/beta hydrolase yields the protein MWRWEAKSKEAKGVFVVVHGAGEYHVRYKWITERLNEFGFHVILGDLPGQGTTEGRKGHVKSFNDYIKAVSGWLNEAKKYGLPVILLGHSMGGLISTRTLMEMREEKLPQMVILSSPCFGLFNKTPINKKVLSLALNRVTPGLRFPSGLETGSGTRDPLMRERDATDHLLIKKVSVRWYRELDKAIKIAHANTERFPELPLLVMQGGDDRIVDKFKVKEWFNQVDLKDKYYKEWEGLYHEVLNEPEKNHVLAHMLGFVTMNLHN from the coding sequence ATGTGGAGATGGGAAGCGAAGTCAAAAGAGGCTAAAGGGGTATTTGTTGTTGTTCATGGAGCTGGAGAATATCATGTGCGTTACAAGTGGATTACTGAGCGGTTAAATGAATTTGGGTTTCATGTCATACTTGGGGATTTACCTGGACAAGGGACAACGGAAGGGAGAAAAGGTCACGTAAAAAGCTTCAATGACTACATAAAAGCGGTATCAGGTTGGCTTAATGAAGCTAAAAAATATGGTTTGCCTGTGATTTTGTTAGGACATAGTATGGGGGGACTAATATCAACTCGGACGCTGATGGAGATGCGGGAAGAAAAGCTTCCTCAAATGGTGATTTTGTCATCCCCTTGTTTTGGATTATTTAATAAAACACCGATTAATAAAAAGGTACTTTCATTAGCATTGAATAGAGTGACACCTGGTTTGAGGTTCCCTTCAGGCCTTGAAACAGGGTCAGGTACGCGCGACCCGTTAATGCGAGAGCGAGATGCCACCGATCATTTGTTAATCAAAAAAGTTAGTGTCAGATGGTATAGAGAATTAGATAAAGCGATAAAAATAGCCCATGCTAATACTGAACGCTTTCCAGAACTGCCGCTCCTTGTTATGCAAGGTGGGGATGACCGAATTGTTGATAAATTTAAAGTGAAAGAATGGTTTAATCAAGTAGATTTAAAGGATAAATACTATAAAGAATGGGAAGGACTGTACCATGAAGTGCTGAACGAACCGGAAAAAAATCATGTGCTTGCCCATATGCTCGGTTTCGTTACGATGAATCTTCATAATTAA
- a CDS encoding gamma carbonic anhydrase family protein — protein sequence MTIYPYNGKAPLISEKVYIATGVIITGDVTIHDNASIWFNTVIRGDVAPTIIEKNVNVQDNCTLHQSPNIPLHLKEGVTVGHQCTLHSCLIHRHALIGMGSLILDGAEIGEEAFIGAGSLVPPGKRIPPRTLALGHPAKVVRELTDDDFADMKRIREDYMAKATHYKRLEEKQRNTKK from the coding sequence ATGACTATTTACCCATATAACGGAAAAGCGCCCCTTATCAGTGAAAAGGTTTACATTGCAACAGGGGTTATTATTACTGGTGATGTCACTATTCATGACAATGCAAGCATATGGTTTAATACCGTCATACGTGGAGATGTGGCTCCGACAATCATTGAAAAGAATGTTAATGTCCAAGATAATTGCACCCTTCACCAAAGTCCTAACATCCCTTTACATCTGAAAGAAGGCGTTACAGTTGGCCATCAGTGTACCTTACATAGTTGCCTCATTCATAGACACGCTTTGATAGGAATGGGGTCGCTTATTCTTGATGGCGCAGAAATCGGTGAAGAAGCTTTTATTGGTGCAGGAAGCCTTGTACCACCAGGTAAGAGAATCCCACCAAGAACATTAGCACTCGGACATCCGGCTAAAGTCGTTCGCGAATTGACTGATGATGACTTCGCAGACATGAAACGGATCAGAGAAGATTATATGGCAAAAGCCACTCATTATAAACGTTTGGAAGAAAAACAACGTAACACTAAAAAATGA
- a CDS encoding methionine adenosyltransferase, with product MAGKTRLFTSESVTEGHPDKICDQISDSILDEIMKNDPNARVACETSVNTGLVLVAGEITTSTYVDIPKVVRETLKEIGYVRAKYGFDYETCAVLTSIDEQSPDIAQGVDQALEAREGDMSEDEIEAIGAGDQGLMFGYADNQTPELMPLPISLSHKLSRRLAEVRKDGTLDYLRPDGKVQVTVEYDENQQPVRIDTIVISTQHHPEIELAQIKADLTTHVIRPVVPDVFLDENTKYFINPTGRFVIGGPQGDAGLTGRKIIVDTYGGYARHGGGAFSGKDATKVDRSAAYAARYVAKNIVAAGLAERCEVQLAYAIGVAQPVSIAIETFDTGKVSEEVLVKVVRDHFDLRPAGIIKMLDLRRPIYKQTAAYGHFGRTDVALPWEATDKAALMKEEAFALAKQS from the coding sequence GTGGCAGGAAAAACACGTTTATTTACATCGGAATCGGTGACAGAAGGACATCCGGATAAAATTTGCGATCAAATATCTGACTCTATTTTAGATGAAATTATGAAAAACGACCCGAATGCGCGGGTGGCGTGCGAAACATCAGTCAATACAGGGCTTGTGCTTGTGGCTGGAGAAATTACAACCTCAACGTATGTGGATATCCCAAAAGTTGTTCGAGAAACGTTGAAAGAAATTGGGTATGTAAGGGCGAAATATGGATTTGATTACGAAACATGTGCTGTACTCACGTCCATTGATGAGCAATCTCCAGATATTGCTCAAGGTGTTGATCAAGCACTTGAAGCGAGAGAAGGTGACATGTCTGAGGACGAAATTGAAGCCATAGGTGCAGGAGATCAAGGGTTAATGTTTGGCTACGCAGATAACCAAACACCTGAACTCATGCCATTGCCAATTTCCTTATCGCATAAGCTTTCTCGTCGTCTTGCAGAAGTACGTAAAGATGGTACACTTGATTATTTACGTCCTGATGGAAAAGTCCAAGTAACAGTGGAATACGATGAAAATCAACAGCCAGTTCGAATTGACACAATCGTGATTTCTACTCAACACCATCCGGAAATAGAATTAGCACAAATTAAAGCAGATTTAACGACACACGTTATACGACCAGTTGTTCCAGATGTATTTTTAGATGAAAACACAAAATATTTTATTAATCCTACTGGACGGTTCGTGATTGGAGGTCCTCAAGGGGATGCGGGGTTAACTGGCAGAAAAATTATTGTAGATACGTATGGAGGTTATGCACGTCATGGTGGTGGGGCTTTCTCTGGTAAAGATGCGACTAAAGTGGATCGATCTGCCGCCTATGCTGCCCGCTACGTAGCAAAAAATATTGTAGCAGCCGGTTTAGCTGAACGGTGTGAGGTTCAATTAGCGTATGCTATCGGTGTTGCTCAGCCGGTGTCGATTGCGATTGAAACATTTGACACGGGAAAAGTATCGGAGGAAGTACTTGTTAAAGTAGTACGAGATCACTTTGACTTGCGTCCAGCAGGGATCATTAAGATGCTTGATTTACGTCGCCCGATATATAAACAAACTGCTGCCTATGGACATTTTGGCCGTACAGATGTGGCCCTTCCATGGGAAGCGACAGATAAAGCGGCTCTCATGAAAGAAGAGGCTTTTGCACTAGCGAAGCAATCTTAA
- the pckA gene encoding phosphoenolpyruvate carboxykinase (ATP) — protein sequence MSMIHFEARLCQLMQGNNVNKDLPVPHLIEKMLARKEGQLTAAGAFVAKTGEYTGRSPMDKFIVKEPSSERDIHWGSVNKPISSETFERLYEKVLHYLANKDELFVRHGFAGADTNYQYPIRIVNELAWHNLFVRQLFIRPDEERKTTHLPEFTIVSAPGFKADPTRDGTRSEAFIIISFEKRTILIGGTAYAGEMKKAIFSIMNYLLPKQGILSMHCSANVGSEGDVALFFGLSGTGKTTLSADQHRSLIGDDEHAWSPTGIFNIEGGCYAKCINLCKEKEPDIYNAIKFGSVLENVVIDEQTREPDYEATDYTENTRAAYPITSIDSSTIPSISGHPSTLIFLTADAFGVLPPISKLSVEQAMYHFLSGYTSKLAGTERGISSPTATFSACFGAPFLPLHPSHYAEMLGEKMTEHNTDVFLVNTGWQGGSYGTGHRISLQYTRAMVRAALQGDLQSAETTKDPVFGLHIPLHCPGVPDHLLLPWQTWSDPLVYEQKAKELACKFKENFNRFQDIPKDVLTGGPVI from the coding sequence ATGAGTATGATTCATTTTGAAGCAAGATTGTGTCAGTTGATGCAAGGAAACAATGTGAACAAGGATCTGCCTGTCCCACATTTAATTGAAAAGATGTTAGCTAGAAAAGAAGGACAGCTAACTGCCGCAGGCGCCTTTGTAGCGAAAACAGGTGAATATACCGGTCGCTCTCCAATGGATAAGTTCATCGTTAAAGAGCCTTCCTCAGAAAGAGATATTCATTGGGGATCTGTTAACAAACCCATTTCATCTGAAACCTTTGAACGTCTTTATGAAAAAGTTTTACACTATTTAGCTAATAAGGATGAACTATTTGTACGGCACGGCTTTGCTGGAGCAGACACTAACTACCAGTATCCTATTCGTATCGTAAATGAATTAGCATGGCATAATTTATTTGTGAGACAATTATTTATTCGCCCAGATGAGGAGAGAAAAACCACACATTTACCAGAATTCACAATTGTTAGCGCTCCAGGATTCAAAGCTGATCCAACACGTGATGGCACACGATCAGAAGCGTTTATCATCATATCATTTGAGAAGCGAACAATTCTCATTGGTGGAACAGCTTACGCTGGAGAAATGAAGAAGGCCATCTTTTCTATTATGAATTATCTCCTCCCAAAACAAGGTATCTTGTCTATGCATTGTTCAGCTAATGTTGGTAGTGAAGGAGATGTGGCATTATTTTTTGGCCTATCTGGCACAGGTAAGACGACTCTTTCAGCTGACCAACATCGGTCACTTATCGGTGACGATGAACATGCTTGGTCTCCAACAGGTATATTTAATATTGAGGGGGGCTGTTATGCCAAGTGCATCAATTTGTGTAAGGAAAAAGAGCCAGACATTTACAATGCAATTAAGTTCGGATCCGTTTTAGAGAATGTCGTCATCGATGAACAGACACGAGAGCCGGACTACGAGGCCACAGACTACACCGAAAACACGAGAGCTGCTTATCCCATAACTTCTATTGATTCGTCAACAATACCTAGTATTAGTGGTCATCCCTCAACATTAATCTTTTTAACTGCTGATGCTTTTGGGGTACTCCCTCCAATAAGTAAGTTATCAGTAGAGCAAGCCATGTATCACTTTTTATCAGGCTACACTAGCAAGCTAGCAGGGACAGAGCGGGGAATTAGCTCACCAACCGCCACTTTCTCAGCTTGTTTCGGTGCACCGTTTCTCCCGCTACACCCGAGCCACTATGCCGAAATGTTAGGAGAGAAAATGACGGAGCATAACACAGATGTGTTTCTTGTTAATACAGGCTGGCAAGGGGGATCATATGGCACTGGTCACCGGATCAGTTTACAATATACTAGAGCGATGGTAAGAGCCGCCCTTCAAGGTGATTTACAATCAGCTGAAACGACTAAAGATCCAGTATTTGGGTTGCATATTCCACTTCATTGCCCTGGCGTTCCTGATCACCTTTTACTCCCATGGCAAACATGGTCAGATCCGCTTGTCTATGAACAAAAAGCAAAGGAGTTAGCTTGTAAATTCAAAGAGAATTTCAACCGATTCCAAGACATACCTAAAGATGTATTAACCGGTGGGCCGGTTATCTAA
- a CDS encoding LTA synthase family protein: protein MIKKENLKKPSIFWIVLFFLWLKTVIVGVTQFNISIENLNQFIILILNPLPILMLVITFLLRRKESRQTYYMLVFMTVASIILYSNVLYYREFTDFITIPLLFMGSNMADLGSSIHTLVNWYDPLFFIDIVIAGVLIYKWQKAGKVVKYKHRFKDLRPYYAVIIILTIINISLANVERPQLLTRTFDRELLVKNLGVYSFHLYDAYLHTASQAPRVFANESGLEEVNEFIGENHTSIEKDLYGIAEGKNVIFVAAESIQDFVINETVNGEEITPFLNELVEESFYFDQFYHQTAQGKSSDSEFVINNSLYPLARGAVFFSHASNEYYALPEILSENGYYTASMHGNNGSFWNRNVMYNQFGYDDFYTKDDYEITEENSVGWGLKDIDFMEQSVEHMLDMPQPFEVKLITLTNHFPFDLDEEDMYIDRYDSNSNTLNKYFPTVRYMDESIKILFERLKEEGLYEDSIIIIYGDHDGISSNHNRAMGQFLDKEVTPFVETELQQVPFIIHIPGVEGEKISKVSGQIDVRPTLLHLLGIEVENQTIFGDNIFSEDYEEFTILRNGNFITDEVVYVNEVCYSKETGEPIDDEKCEPYLDRVHEELEYSDKIIYGDLLRFDGRNKENEKTDESDSEENINDLNEFDVKKEEELEEDAS, encoded by the coding sequence ATGATTAAAAAAGAAAATTTAAAGAAGCCGTCAATCTTTTGGATTGTTTTGTTCTTTTTATGGCTTAAAACGGTCATCGTAGGGGTTACACAGTTTAATATATCGATAGAGAATCTGAATCAATTTATTATTCTCATATTGAACCCACTACCCATTTTAATGCTAGTCATTACGTTTTTATTACGTCGTAAAGAAAGCAGACAAACTTATTACATGCTCGTTTTTATGACTGTGGCATCGATAATATTATACTCAAATGTCCTTTATTACCGTGAATTCACAGATTTTATTACTATTCCGCTTCTTTTCATGGGTAGCAACATGGCTGATTTAGGATCAAGTATCCATACCCTTGTTAATTGGTATGATCCACTATTTTTCATAGATATTGTGATTGCAGGTGTTTTAATTTATAAGTGGCAAAAAGCAGGAAAAGTAGTCAAGTATAAGCATCGCTTCAAAGATCTACGTCCTTACTATGCAGTCATTATCATCTTAACAATCATTAATATCAGTCTTGCTAATGTTGAACGACCACAATTATTAACAAGAACTTTTGATAGAGAGCTTTTGGTCAAAAATCTAGGTGTCTACAGTTTCCACCTTTATGATGCTTATCTCCATACTGCTTCTCAAGCACCACGCGTATTTGCAAATGAATCTGGGCTTGAAGAAGTGAATGAGTTTATCGGGGAGAACCACACAAGTATCGAGAAGGATTTATACGGTATCGCTGAAGGTAAAAATGTTATTTTTGTTGCCGCTGAATCTATCCAGGATTTCGTTATTAATGAAACTGTCAATGGTGAAGAAATTACACCGTTTTTAAATGAACTGGTGGAAGAAAGCTTTTATTTTGATCAATTCTATCATCAAACAGCACAAGGAAAATCTTCGGATTCAGAGTTCGTTATTAATAACTCTTTATACCCGCTTGCTAGAGGAGCAGTCTTTTTCTCTCATGCCAGCAATGAGTACTATGCTTTACCTGAGATTTTAAGTGAAAATGGCTACTACACAGCTTCTATGCACGGAAATAATGGGAGCTTCTGGAATCGAAATGTGATGTATAATCAATTCGGTTATGATGATTTTTATACGAAAGATGATTATGAGATCACGGAAGAGAATAGCGTAGGTTGGGGATTAAAGGATATCGATTTTATGGAGCAATCTGTCGAACATATGCTAGATATGCCACAACCTTTCGAAGTAAAACTTATCACGCTAACAAATCATTTCCCATTCGACCTTGATGAGGAAGACATGTATATTGATAGATACGATTCAAATAGTAATACTTTGAACAAGTATTTTCCAACTGTCCGTTATATGGATGAATCCATTAAAATTTTATTTGAGCGTTTAAAAGAAGAAGGCTTGTATGAAGATTCCATTATCATCATATATGGTGACCATGACGGTATATCTTCCAACCATAATCGAGCGATGGGACAATTTTTAGACAAAGAAGTGACGCCATTTGTTGAAACAGAATTGCAACAAGTACCATTTATTATTCACATCCCAGGAGTCGAAGGGGAAAAGATCTCTAAAGTTTCTGGACAAATAGACGTTCGACCAACCCTTCTTCACCTTTTAGGAATTGAAGTGGAAAATCAAACGATCTTCGGTGACAATATCTTCTCAGAAGACTACGAAGAATTTACAATTCTTAGAAATGGCAACTTTATAACTGATGAAGTCGTTTATGTAAATGAAGTTTGCTACTCTAAAGAGACTGGTGAACCAATAGACGATGAAAAGTGCGAACCTTATTTAGATCGCGTACATGAAGAACTAGAATACTCTGATAAAATTATTTACGGAGACCTTCTACGTTTTGACGGACGAAACAAAGAAAACGAAAAGACTGATGAAAGTGATAGTGAAGAGAACATTAATGACCTCAATGAGTTTGATGTTAAAAAAGAAGAAGAGTTAGAAGAAGACGCCTCTTAA
- the rbsB gene encoding ribose ABC transporter substrate-binding protein RbsB, with the protein MKKLGLLMALTVLSLLVIACTTESPANDASNNTAGNDDGDFTVGFSISTLNNPFFVTLQEGAEEKADELGIQLNVVDAQDDNSKQVNDVEDLIQQGVDVILINPTDSSAVVSAVELANAENIPVITVDRGADGGEVVAHIASDNIAGGEMAGELLVELVGEGAEVAELEGIPGSSAARERGEGFNNIATESLDVVTSQTANFDRAEGLSVMENILQGNPNIEGVFAHNDEMALGALEAIEASGRDIVVIGFDATDDAVTAVESGRLAGTVAQQPIMIGESAVQAAFDLLSGEDVEDFIPVDLELVTE; encoded by the coding sequence ATGAAAAAGCTAGGTTTATTAATGGCGTTAACAGTGCTGAGTTTATTGGTCATTGCGTGTACAACAGAATCTCCAGCTAATGACGCGTCGAATAACACAGCTGGTAATGATGACGGAGATTTTACAGTCGGATTCTCAATTTCAACGTTAAATAATCCATTCTTTGTGACATTACAAGAAGGGGCTGAAGAAAAGGCAGATGAGTTAGGTATTCAGTTAAATGTTGTGGATGCTCAAGATGATAATTCAAAGCAAGTGAACGATGTGGAAGACTTGATTCAACAGGGGGTTGATGTGATTTTAATTAACCCAACAGATTCTTCGGCAGTTGTGTCAGCAGTTGAATTAGCAAATGCTGAAAATATTCCTGTCATTACAGTTGACCGAGGGGCCGATGGTGGAGAGGTAGTGGCACATATCGCTTCTGATAACATTGCAGGTGGCGAAATGGCTGGAGAATTACTCGTAGAGCTTGTTGGTGAAGGAGCTGAAGTAGCAGAATTGGAAGGTATTCCGGGTTCCTCAGCTGCTAGAGAAAGAGGCGAAGGGTTTAATAACATTGCGACTGAATCACTGGATGTGGTGACATCACAAACAGCTAATTTTGATCGAGCAGAAGGATTATCTGTTATGGAAAATATCCTTCAAGGTAATCCTAATATTGAAGGCGTTTTCGCTCATAATGACGAAATGGCATTGGGGGCACTAGAAGCTATTGAAGCATCGGGAAGAGATATCGTCGTAATTGGATTTGATGCAACAGATGATGCTGTGACAGCTGTAGAAAGCGGCCGATTAGCTGGCACTGTGGCTCAGCAGCCAATTATGATTGGTGAAAGCGCCGTACAAGCAGCATTCGACCTGCTTAGCGGTGAAGATGTGGAAGACTTTATTCCAGTAGACTTGGAATTAGTGACAGAATAA
- the rbsC gene encoding ribose ABC transporter permease (functions to transport ribose at high affinity; forms a complex with RbsA2C2B), with protein MFANKKFKSTIGLLGPFIGLFLIVAIITILNPSFLSFGNVLNVLRQVSINALIAFGMTFVILTGGIDLSVGSMLALSGAVTATLMASGVDPVLAMLIGLLTGVVLGAVNGFIIAKGKVAPFIATLATMTIYRGLTLVFTDGRPVSGLGGDNGMFELLGRGYLFGVPVPAVTMLISFLVLYLILKKTTFGRRVYAVGGNEEASILSGIKVDRIKIYVYSLTGFLSALAGIILTSRLNSAQPTAGTMYELDAIAAVVLGGTSLTGGRGWIVGTLIGALIIGVLNNGLNLLGVSSFFQQVVKGSVILLAVLMDRKKNA; from the coding sequence ATGTTCGCCAACAAAAAATTTAAGTCCACAATTGGTTTATTAGGGCCTTTTATCGGACTGTTCCTCATTGTTGCTATTATTACAATTTTAAATCCTAGTTTTTTATCTTTTGGTAATGTGTTAAATGTGTTGCGTCAAGTGTCCATTAATGCACTTATTGCTTTCGGGATGACTTTTGTTATTTTGACTGGTGGCATTGACTTGTCTGTTGGTTCGATGCTCGCCTTATCAGGAGCAGTTACTGCTACATTGATGGCTTCAGGTGTTGACCCTGTCCTAGCAATGCTTATCGGTTTATTGACAGGTGTCGTATTAGGGGCGGTAAATGGCTTCATTATTGCCAAAGGGAAAGTGGCACCGTTTATTGCCACGTTAGCAACTATGACGATTTATCGTGGTCTTACACTCGTTTTTACAGATGGTCGTCCTGTTTCAGGTTTGGGCGGCGATAATGGCATGTTTGAATTACTAGGTCGAGGATACCTTTTTGGGGTTCCAGTACCAGCAGTGACAATGCTTATTAGTTTTCTAGTTTTATACTTGATTTTAAAGAAAACGACGTTTGGACGACGAGTTTATGCAGTGGGGGGAAATGAAGAAGCCTCCATTTTATCTGGCATTAAAGTAGATCGTATTAAAATTTATGTGTATTCCTTAACCGGCTTTTTGTCGGCATTAGCCGGCATTATATTAACATCAAGATTGAATTCAGCTCAACCGACAGCAGGAACGATGTATGAATTAGATGCTATCGCAGCTGTTGTGTTAGGTGGGACAAGCTTAACCGGAGGACGTGGTTGGATCGTCGGCACATTAATCGGTGCCTTGATCATAGGTGTTTTGAATAATGGATTAAATCTGTTAGGTGTGAGTTCTTTTTTCCAGCAAGTTGTCAAAGGTAGTGTTATTCTCTTAGCGGTACTGATGGACCGCAAAAAAAATGCTTAA
- a CDS encoding sugar ABC transporter ATP-binding protein, producing MIIRMEGIHKAFSGNKVLKDVSFSLKEGEIHALMGENGAGKSTLMKILTGIYPLDSGKVKVKGRQVVYTHPKDAEKDGIAVIHQELNILPELTVAENLFLGNEQTIGKTGILKTREMNRQAVQVLEKLGLKVSPTARAGSLSIGKQQIIEIAKALSTNADIIIMDEPTAALTDREIDTLFKTIRKLQQTGVTFIYISHRMEEIFSLCDRISVLRDGEYVGTKVIKETNFDDIVKMMVGRELGGRFPDYDLTPGDIKLEVEKLTRDGEFNDVSFQVRSGEIFGISGLMGAGRSELVETIFGYRKATSGTVKIDGKEAAIKDPQSAIQHGIGFVSEDRKSKGLIVDFSVKENLSLTNLSDISRLNWLNAEKEMALYTDLVAKLGVRTSSPQQAAKSLSGGNQQKVVIAKWLGQNTRILILDEPTRGVDVGAKKEIYNIMNDLAKQGVAIIMISSELPEVIGMSSRVGIMNEGKWMTILDRDDLMEETIMHYATGGDKHVRQQKI from the coding sequence ATGATTATTCGAATGGAAGGCATTCATAAAGCTTTTAGTGGCAACAAAGTGTTAAAAGATGTGTCTTTTTCATTAAAGGAAGGTGAGATTCATGCCTTAATGGGAGAGAACGGGGCAGGGAAATCAACATTAATGAAGATACTCACTGGTATTTACCCTTTAGATAGCGGAAAAGTAAAAGTGAAAGGTAGGCAAGTCGTTTACACGCATCCAAAAGATGCAGAAAAAGACGGTATTGCGGTTATTCATCAAGAATTAAATATTCTTCCTGAATTAACGGTGGCTGAAAACTTATTTTTAGGAAATGAACAAACGATAGGGAAAACCGGCATATTGAAAACACGGGAAATGAATAGACAAGCTGTTCAAGTATTGGAAAAGCTCGGTTTAAAAGTAAGTCCGACAGCACGAGCGGGAAGTTTATCCATTGGGAAACAACAAATCATTGAAATTGCGAAAGCATTAAGCACTAATGCTGATATTATCATTATGGATGAGCCGACAGCTGCTTTAACGGACAGAGAGATTGATACGTTGTTTAAAACGATAAGAAAGTTACAACAAACAGGCGTCACATTCATCTATATTTCTCACCGAATGGAGGAAATTTTTTCATTGTGTGATCGCATCTCAGTATTGAGAGATGGTGAATATGTCGGGACAAAAGTGATTAAGGAGACTAACTTTGATGACATTGTGAAAATGATGGTAGGTCGCGAACTTGGAGGAAGGTTTCCTGACTATGATTTAACACCAGGCGATATTAAATTGGAAGTGGAAAAATTAACGCGAGATGGTGAATTTAACGACGTTTCTTTTCAAGTCAGGAGTGGAGAAATCTTTGGTATATCAGGGCTTATGGGAGCGGGAAGATCAGAACTCGTGGAAACCATCTTTGGCTATCGAAAAGCCACAAGTGGTACCGTGAAAATCGATGGTAAGGAAGCGGCAATAAAAGATCCACAATCGGCGATTCAGCATGGGATTGGGTTTGTATCTGAAGACAGAAAATCTAAGGGGCTCATCGTTGATTTTTCTGTTAAAGAAAATTTAAGCCTGACCAATTTATCAGATATTTCACGTCTAAACTGGCTTAATGCAGAGAAAGAAATGGCACTATACACTGACTTAGTAGCAAAGCTTGGCGTACGAACTTCCAGCCCTCAGCAGGCAGCGAAATCGCTCAGTGGAGGTAACCAACAAAAAGTTGTCATAGCCAAGTGGCTCGGACAGAATACACGGATCTTAATATTAGACGAGCCTACACGTGGGGTAGATGTAGGTGCAAAAAAAGAAATTTATAACATCATGAATGATTTGGCGAAGCAAGGTGTGGCAATCATTATGATTTCATCAGAGTTACCAGAAGTCATCGGCATGAGTTCACGTGTTGGTATTATGAATGAAGGTAAATGGATGACGATTTTAGATAGAGATGACTTAATGGAGGAGACAATTATGCATTACGCCACAGGAGGGGATAAACATGTTCGCCAACAAAAAATTTAA